The following coding sequences lie in one Caldisericia bacterium genomic window:
- a CDS encoding metal-dependent hydrolase yields the protein MRSLITYLGHSSFLIKWKEGEILIDPFFSENDYYFFESIKLTHIFLTHGHGDHLGISLELYNKYKPKIIGAYELTLFLNKKGIKEEDLISINFGGYNNFPFGKVKMVFALHSSSNLENGNIIYTGNPCGYIFKFEDRSIYHMGDTGLSYEFKLIGETEKIDILLIPIGGYYTMDINDAITAVNMIKSEYVIPMHYETFPEIKIDPVLFKKRVENETSSKCIILKKGESF from the coding sequence ATGAGAAGTTTAATAACATATCTTGGACACTCTTCTTTTTTAATAAAATGGAAAGAAGGAGAAATTTTAATTGACCCATTTTTTTCAGAAAATGATTATTATTTCTTTGAGAGTATAAAATTAACTCATATATTTTTAACTCATGGTCATGGAGACCACTTAGGGATTTCTCTTGAATTATATAATAAATACAAGCCAAAAATCATTGGTGCATATGAATTAACACTTTTTTTAAATAAAAAAGGGATAAAGGAAGAAGATTTAATTTCAATCAATTTTGGAGGATACAACAATTTTCCTTTTGGAAAAGTAAAGATGGTTTTTGCTCTTCACTCCTCATCAAATTTAGAAAATGGAAATATAATTTATACTGGTAATCCTTGTGGTTATATTTTTAAATTTGAAGATAGAAGCATATATCATATGGGTGATACTGGACTTTCTTATGAATTTAAATTAATTGGAGAAACTGAAAAGATAGATATTTTACTAATTCCGATAGGTGGATATTATACAATGGATATTAATGACGCAATAACAGCAGTTAATATGATTAAAAGTGAATATGTGATACCTATGCACTATGAAACTTTTCCAGAGATTAAGATTGATCCAGTTTTATTTAAAAAAAGAGTTGAAAATGAAACTTCTTCTAAATGTATAATATTAAAAAAAGGTGAGAGTTTTTGA
- a CDS encoding Clp1/GlmU family protein, which translates to MINRIIIPVEWEETKDKFLSKGKKLIVIGGSDSGKSTFILYLTNSILSLGKKVGVLDLDIGQSNIGPPGTIGYGIPDKEIDNLNSITPKKMIFIGSVSPKGNLLQIIIGARKLLDTMEKEELDYILIDTTGLVDGFIAEVLKHNKIEALNPDFIVLFQKENERENLIKPFLYDGKEIVKLRITENAKERTRVERIEYRNKKFIEYFKNSKKVEIFFKEHNILGYNIEKIEPAHNSIVGLLDKERFLLYLGVLEKFNREKKSIIIDSPIGEEKGIKFIKFSNLIYNK; encoded by the coding sequence GTGATTAATAGAATTATTATTCCAGTTGAATGGGAGGAAACAAAAGATAAATTTTTATCAAAAGGGAAGAAATTAATAGTAATTGGAGGTTCTGATTCTGGTAAATCAACATTCATTCTTTATTTAACAAATTCTATTTTATCTCTTGGAAAAAAAGTTGGTGTTCTTGATCTTGATATTGGTCAATCAAATATTGGACCACCTGGAACAATTGGTTATGGAATTCCTGATAAGGAAATCGATAATTTAAATTCCATTACTCCAAAAAAAATGATTTTTATTGGATCTGTTTCTCCAAAAGGGAACCTTCTCCAAATTATTATTGGGGCAAGAAAACTACTTGATACAATGGAAAAAGAAGAGTTAGATTACATTTTAATAGATACAACTGGTCTAGTTGATGGATTTATTGCAGAAGTTTTAAAACATAATAAAATTGAAGCACTTAATCCTGATTTTATTGTTTTATTTCAAAAAGAAAATGAAAGGGAAAATTTAATAAAACCTTTTTTATACGACGGAAAAGAAATAGTAAAATTGAGAATTACTGAAAATGCAAAAGAAAGAACTAGAGTAGAAAGAATTGAATATAGAAATAAAAAATTTATTGAATATTTTAAAAATTCAAAAAAAGTTGAAATTTTCTTTAAAGAACATAACATTTTAGGATATAATATTGAAAAAATAGAACCAGCACATAATTCGATAGTGGGTCTTCTTGATAAAGAGAGATTTTTATTATATTTAGGAGTTTTAGAAAAATTTAATAGAGAAAAAAAGTCAATAATAATTGATTCTCCAATTGGTGAAGAAAAAGGAATTAAATTTATTAAATTTTCAAATCTTATTTATAATAAATAA
- a CDS encoding dihydroorotase family protein, with the protein MKIISGGMVFYNGELKNLDILIEKEKIIGVGKFSTENKEIIDATGFLILPGGIDTHVHFEDPGFTYRDDFETCSKAAISSGITTVIDMPDTSIPQIKNVESLNKKLNAIKNKSLVDYALYGGITGDIIRNKKFKDIEDLYSEGIVGFKIYGYTSSPYFEQISYGEMYELFKFFKKEDLLFTLHAEDYSIINHFMELAKKEKNLSEGERWILARPYLAEVISILVSSRLIKDTNLRLNITHISTSEGVKIVNQRKNEGVKITCETTPHHLLLTQDDLIKNPKLVKTSPPVRCYENKELMWKFLSEGMIDGVCSDHFSGEWEKEKNKDDIFEVAAGISGIDTIFPLIFSEGVMKGRITLKKFVDVMSENPAKIFKLYPRKGKIDIGFDADLVLIDKNRVWEIKGEKFYSKGKYTPFEGWKIYGKVVKTILRGEIVYDEHKGFLVDSGFGKFIKRID; encoded by the coding sequence AAAGAAAAAATTATAGGTGTTGGAAAATTCTCTACAGAGAACAAAGAAATAATAGATGCAACTGGTTTTTTGATCCTTCCTGGAGGAATTGATACACATGTTCATTTTGAAGATCCAGGTTTTACTTATAGAGACGATTTTGAGACATGTAGCAAAGCAGCAATATCTTCAGGTATAACTACTGTAATTGATATGCCTGATACATCTATTCCTCAAATTAAAAATGTTGAATCCTTAAATAAAAAACTTAATGCTATAAAAAATAAATCACTTGTTGATTATGCTCTTTATGGTGGAATTACAGGAGATATTATAAGAAATAAAAAATTTAAAGATATAGAAGATTTATATTCTGAGGGAATAGTTGGTTTCAAAATTTATGGTTATACTTCATCTCCATATTTTGAACAAATTTCTTATGGAGAAATGTATGAGCTTTTTAAATTTTTTAAAAAAGAAGATCTACTTTTTACTCTCCATGCAGAAGATTATTCAATTATAAACCATTTTATGGAATTAGCAAAAAAAGAGAAAAATTTAAGTGAAGGTGAAAGATGGATTCTTGCTAGACCTTATCTTGCTGAAGTAATTTCAATTCTTGTTTCTTCTAGATTAATTAAAGATACAAATTTAAGATTGAACATAACACATATTTCAACTAGTGAAGGAGTTAAAATTGTAAATCAGAGAAAGAACGAAGGTGTAAAAATAACATGTGAAACAACACCACATCATCTTTTGTTAACTCAAGATGATTTAATTAAAAATCCAAAACTTGTTAAAACTTCTCCACCAGTGAGATGTTATGAAAATAAAGAACTAATGTGGAAATTTTTGAGTGAAGGTATGATAGACGGAGTTTGTTCAGACCATTTTTCAGGTGAATGGGAAAAAGAAAAAAATAAAGATGATATATTTGAAGTTGCAGCAGGTATATCAGGAATTGATACAATCTTTCCACTTATATTTTCAGAAGGAGTTATGAAAGGAAGAATAACATTGAAAAAATTTGTTGATGTAATGAGTGAAAATCCAGCAAAAATTTTTAAGCTATATCCTCGAAAAGGGAAAATTGATATAGGTTTTGATGCAGATTTGGTGCTCATAGATAAAAATAGAGTTTGGGAAATAAAGGGCGAGAAATTTTACTCAAAAGGAAAATATACACCATTTGAAGGTTGGAAAATTTATGGAAAAGTTGTTAAAACAATTCTTAGAGGTGAAATTGTATATGATGAACATAAAGGATTTCTAGTTGATAGTGGTTTTGGAAAATTTATTAAAAGAATTGATTAA